One genomic region from Salvia hispanica cultivar TCC Black 2014 chromosome 2, UniMelb_Shisp_WGS_1.0, whole genome shotgun sequence encodes:
- the LOC125205277 gene encoding uncharacterized protein LOC125205277: MARKMLHSFLTKTKHHHARNNVIITTTRSNHHSGLEEDAPAREWCEAAFLKMKKWSQSLKELDLIGGRLVNINDHSRVFDAKLEKKMHIFKSIGRELILLPSMQETLKDNLRNSSVDQRCKELDYFCGPHERDALTVNSLTKVADMLSISAQQRKVVRKNIGPQVTQHKIWTGALSQILNGLKSEVELLNLRGPTNKEIMLSQQILAGCLKILESAMSYDVESSSWMFLPPTKGANATDSPKWGDALEMCTDLVSCLSDESELAFHVSKLEVMKEGLFQLRDVLIDKNIGYKENRYQEHLVQKRLTKTLGHSSKCLFTLLMHYLYGTVVDVEMEVRGGVHVVGIGQKVCLYAGRILTVDEEEVVRSGVKQLDSAMGLFKFVWESAGAKGDLEVQGHLWCVGARNRSFTYRGNVYLVHAINL; the protein is encoded by the coding sequence ATGGCCCGCAAAATGCTGCATAGTTTTCTAACAAAGACTAAACATCATCACGCAAGAAACAACGTGATTATCACGACGACTCGATCAAATCATCATTCCGGATTAGAAGAAGATGCTCCCGCTAGAGAATGGTGCGAAGCGGCTTttttgaagatgaagaaatggaGCCAATCATTGAAAGAGCTAGACTTGATCGGCGGGAGGCTCGTGAACATCAACGATCATTCAAGAGTCTTCGATGCGAAGCTGGAGAAGAAGATGCACATTTTCAAGTCGATCGGTAGGGAGCTCATTCTGCTTCCATCGATGCAGGAAACATTGAAGGACAACTTAAGGAATTCATCGGTTGATCAACGATGCAAAGAGCTGGACTACTTCTGCGGACCCCACGAGAGGGATGCGCTGACAGTGAACTCGTTGACAAAGGTCGCGGACATGCTGAGCATCTCGGCTCAGCAGAGGAAGGTGGTGAGGAAGAACATCGGCCCACAGGTGACACAGCACAAGATATGGACGGGTGCACTCTCTCAGATACTCAACGGATTGAAATCAGAGGTCGAGCTTCTCAATCTACGAGGACCAACGAACAAGGAGATAATGTTGTCTCAGCAGATTCTTGCTGGCTGTCTCAAGATCCTTGAATCAGCAATGTCTTATGATGTTGAGTCCAGTTCGTGGATGTTCCTCCCTCCCACAAAAGGGGCGAACGCGACAGATTCTCCCAAATGGGGAGATGCTCTCGAGATGTGCACTGATCTTGTCAGCTGCCTGAGTGATGAAAGCGAGCTAGCTTTCCATGTCTCGAAGCTTGAGGTGATGAAGGAAGGCCTTTTCCAGCTACGGGACGTGTTGATCGACAAGAACATCGGGTACAAGGAGAATCGGTACCAAGAGCATTTGGTGCAGAAGAGGCTGACAAAGACGTTAGGCCATTCGTCAAAATGCTTGTTCACACTCTTGATGCACTATCTGTATGGCACGGTTGTGGACGTCGAGATGGAGGTTCGTGGAGGGGTGCATGTCGTTGGGATCGGGCAGAAGGTGTGCTTGTACGCGGGGAGGATCTTGACTGTGGACGAGGAGGAGGTGGTGAGGAGTGGGGTGAAGCAGCTCGACTCGGCCATGGGGTTGTTCAAGTTCGTGTGGGAGAGTGCGGGGGCGAAGGGGGATTTGGAGGTTCAGGGCCATTTGTGGTGCGTTGGAGCTCGGAATAGGTCGTTTACATATAGAGGAAATGTTTATTTGGTGCATGCTATAAATCTTTGa
- the LOC125206820 gene encoding serine carboxypeptidase-like 50: protein LGPNPGPWNRIFGLLFLDNPIGSGFSIAASPQEIPRNQLGVAEHLFIAIKKFIALDANFKSRPIYITGESYAGKYVPAIGYHILKKKESGVNLAGLAIGNGLTHPEVQVSTHAVNAYNLGLINDKQKALLEGIQSKAVDYVREERWGEATGARTKVLNTLQNMSGLATLYDFTRLIPYQDDIVAEFLSNPEAKRALGANESTVFEVCSDVVGEVLSDDVMKSVKYMVEFLVKKTRVLLYQGQCDLRDGVVSTVAWMKGLEWEGIGEFLDAEREVWRVDGKLAGYVQRWKRLSHVVVMNAGHLVPTDQPVNSQVMIEDWVLEKGLFAAQEIETQVK, encoded by the coding sequence CTCGGACCTAATCCAGGCCCTTGGAACAGAATCTTTGGATTGCTGTTTCTTGATAATCCCATAGGCTCTGGCTTCAGCATAGCTGCTTCACCTCAAGAAATCCCTCGAAACCAATTAGGTGTGGCTGAGCATCTCTTTATAGCAATCAAGAAGTTCATTGCTTTGGATGCAAATTTCAAAAGCAGGCCAATTTATATAACTGGTGAGAGCTATGCTGGGAAATATGTGCCTGCAATTGGATATCAcattttgaagaagaaggaaagtGGAGTGAATTTGGCTGGTCTTGCTATTGGGAATGGCTTGACTCATCCTGAGGTGCAAGTGTCGACTCATGCTGTGAATGCATACAATCTGGGGTTGATAAATGACAAGCAGAAGGCCCTTTTGGAGGGGATTCAGTCTAAGGCTGTTGATTATGTGAGAGAAGAGCGTTGGGGGGAAGCAACCGGTGCAAGAACCAAAGTGCTCAACACACTACAAAACATGAGTGGATTGGCCACTTTGTATGATTTCACAAGGCTGATTCCTTACCAGGATGACATTGTGGCTGAGTTCTTGAGCAATCCCGAGGCAAAGAGGGCTCTCGGGGCGAATGAGTCCACTGTGTTTGAGGTGTGCAGTGATGTCGTGGGGGAAGTTTTGAGTGATGATGTGATGAAGAGTGTGAAGTATATGGTGGAgttcttggtgaagaagacGAGGGTGTTGCTGTATCAGGGGCAGTGTGATTTGAGAGACGGCGTGGTGTCTACCGTGGCGTGGATGAAGGGGTTGGAGTGGGAGGGGATTGGTGAGTTCTTGGATGCGGAGAGGGAGGTGTGGAGGGTGGATGGGAAGCTTGCTGGCTATGTGCAGAGATGGAAGAGGCTTAGCCATGTTGTGGTGATGAATGCTGGGCATCTTGTGCCTACTGATCAGCCTGTTAACTCTCAAGTTATGATTGAAGATTGGGTTTTGGAGAAGGGACTGTTTGCAGCTCAAGAAATTGAAACACAAGTCAAATAG
- the LOC125208188 gene encoding myb-related protein P-like: protein MGRTPCCEKIGLNRGKWSAEEDDKLVKYIKANGEGSWRSLPKNAGLLRCGKSCRLRWINYLRADVKRGKFTQQEEETIVMLHKSLGNRWSVIASYLPGRTDNEIKNYWNSHLSRTIYRYRFISEASLSPEDMIKIAKKSKGRNKNAAEQAPSSNATEVSSSGANALINDATQGMELLKPFTEKDDDILMQLNHFLQEDDDEAAPCQNRLTNMGNRTTSEERDGGWGSDTDMYGCLSPIVPFFGDDDVMQLDHSGAGGDINPRDSSDLRA, encoded by the exons ATGGGGAGAACTCCCTGTTGCGAAAAAATCGGGTTGAATAGAGGGAAATGGAGTGCTGAAGAAGATGACAAATTGGTTAAGTACATCAAGGCCAATGGAGAAGGCTCTTGGAGATCACTACCCAAGAATGCAg GTTTGTTGAGATGTGGGAAGAGTTGCAGACTTAGGTGGATTAACTACTTGAGGGCAGATGTGAAGAGAGGGAAATTCACTCAACAAGAAGAGGAGACCATTGTCATGCTGCACAAGTCTTTGGGGAATAG GTGGTCAGTGATTGCAAGCTATCTACCTGGACGAACAGACAACGAGATAAAGAACTACTGGAATTCTCATTTGAGCAGGACAATATACAGATATAGGTTCATTAGTGAAGCCAGCCTGTCTCCGGAAGACATGATCAAGATAGCCAAGAAGAGCAAAGGTCGCAACAAGAATGCAGCCGAGCAGGCCCCGAGCTCGAATGCCACTGAAGTGTCAAGCAGTGGTGCAAATGCATTAATAAACGATGCAACACAAGGGATGGAGTTGTTGAAGCCATTCACTGAAAAAGATGATGACATATTAATGCAGCTCAACCACTTCTTACAAGAGGATGATGACGAGGCGGCCCCATGTCAGAATAGATTGACGAACATGGGCAATAGGACTACGAGTGAGGAGAGGGATGGTGGCTGGGGCTCGGATACAGACATGTATGGTTGTTTGTCACCTATCGTTCCGTTTTTCGGTGACGACGATGTGATGCAGTTGGATCACAGCGGTGCTGGAGGCGACATCAATCCGCGGGACTCATCTGATTTGAGAGCATAG
- the LOC125205324 gene encoding uncharacterized protein LOC125205324 has protein sequence MAVTHADLSPTPKTTNLGSKTGAFLMVLSILLGLFCFILCLIAEAARSQAKWRDSQCTYTGTGKLPLLSATAAFAALAAAVVVQHVFLLVAVSKSDSLVEITWDPQSQFAKTLTWQAGFFFVATWTTFAVGEIQLLVGLSVESGHLKDWETPRPSCLVIRQGLFTAAGVLGLATVFFAAGLYITALRAERYIQIQENMRRDILEVSVMYASPPRSPGRDQPVRADRGEGPNLPRQDEHYVHSLDYYVRAFDKQSRLV, from the exons ATGGCGGTGACGCACGCTGATCTCTCTCCCACACCCAAAACCACCAACCTCGGCAGCAAAACCGGCGCCTTTCTCATGGTTCTATCCATATTACTCGGCCTCTTCTGCTTCATCCTCTGCCTCATAGCCGAGGCCGCACGCTCTCAGGCCAAATGGCGCGATTCCCAGTGCACTTACACGGGCACTGGAAAACTGCCCCTCCTTTCCGCCACCGCGGCTTTTGCTGCGCTGGCGGCCGCCGTGGTGGTGCAGCATGTCTTTCTATTGGTCGCTGTCAGCAAATCGGACTCCCTAGTTGAGATCACCTGGGACCCACAGTCCCAATTCGCCAAGACTCTGACGTGGCAAGCCGGTTTTTTCTTCGTTGCCACGTG GACGACATTTGCTGTTGGCGAGATCCAACTGTTGGTCGGGCTGAGCGTGGAGTCGGGCCACCTCAAGGACTGGGAGACGCCACGCCCAAGCTGCCTCGTGATCCGACAAGGGCTTTTCACGGCTGCCGGAGTTCTGGGTCTGGCGACGGTTTTCTTCGCCGCAGGCTTGTACATCACGGCTCTGCGGGCGGAGAGGTACATTCAAATACAGGAGAATATGCGACGAGACATATTGGAAGTGTCGGTAATGTACGCTTCCCCGCCAAGATCGCCCGGACGGGATCAGCCCGTCCGGGCAGATCGCGGCGAGGGGCCGAATTTGCCGAGGCAAGATGAACACTATGTTCATTCATTGGATTACTACGTACGAGCGTTTGACAAGCAATCAAGACTTGTTTGA
- the LOC125205323 gene encoding two-component response regulator ARR1-like isoform X2 encodes MNLGVNSMSVTTSSASWKSDAVSDQFPAGLRVLVVDDDPTCLRILEKMLRNCRYEVTTCGRAEVALKLLRDNKDGFDVVISDVHMPDMDGFKLLERVGLEMDLPVIMMSADDSKSVVMKGVTHGACDYLIKPVRMEALKNIWQHVVRKKKNEWKEKDAEQSGSVEEGDRQQKPTDDADYSSSANEGNWRNSRKRKEEEDDGDDKDDSSTLKKPRVVWSVELHQQFVTAVNQLGIDKAVPKKILELMNVPGLTRENVASHLQKYRLYLRRLSGQPQNGLGNSFLGPQDSGFGSISSLNGLDLQAYASSGQIPAQSLASIQAAALGRVTNKSGIVDQRNIFSFDNPNMRFLDGQQHHSNGKQVNLLHGIPTNMDSKQLAALHQSGQPFGNTLMNVHSQSGQSNSLLTQMVQPQSRTQMLNEVGGNPVLNFPSSVGQPGLSQAIPGSVFSRYGMDNNNVRPLTYTSLSQPTSVVEFSRSQGMELSGNSIPLTSNSGIPSYTSKGTTLQEEVNSEIKGSRGFLPNFDAFNELSQNRTDTWDLQNVGSTFETPQHSNIQSRLDVAPSVLVQPAFTSDHRNGHIRTTSVNKAAFSAATSLGNGTNFGQQLTPSHADSALRIKTERLPDMGFQNSLFPDQLGQDDLMSTLLKQQDGLAPVENEFGFDEYQLDNLPV; translated from the exons atgaatcttgGAGTCAATTCCATGTCTGTAACTACTTCAAGTGCTTCTTGGAAGTCCGATGCAGTTTCCGACCAGTTTCCGGCGGGTTTGAGGGTTCTCGTCGTCGACGATGACCCCACTTGTCTTAGGATCTTGGAAAAGATGCTGAGAAATTGCCGCTATGAAG TTACCACATGCGGTCGAGCTGAGGTTGCGTTGAAGTTACTTAGGGATAACAAGGATGGATTCGACGTTGTTATAAGTGATGTCCACATGCCCGACATGGATGGTTTTAAGCTTTTGGAGCGCGTTGGATTGGAGATGGATCTACCGGTCATCA TGATGTCGGCTGATGATAGCAAAAGTGTGGTGATGAAGGGTGTCACTCATGGTGCTTGTGACTATCTGATCAAACCGGTTCGGATGGAGGCGTTGAAGAACATATGGCAGCATGTGGTTCgtaagaagaagaatgagtgGAAGGAGAAGGATGCAGAACAGTCGGGAAGTGTGGAAGAAGGAGATCGGCAGCAAAAGCCTACTGACGATGCTGATTACTCTTCTTCAGCTAATGAAGGAAATTGGAGAAACTCGAGAAAGAGGAAGGAAGAGGAGGATGACGGTGATGACAAGGATGATTCATCTACATTGAAGAAACCGCGCGTTGTTTGGTCTGTGGAGCTGCACCAGCAGTTCGTAACTGCTGTTAATCAACTTGGAATCGACA AGGCTGTGCCAAAGAAAATCTTGGAATTGATGAACGTCCCGGGCCTCACAAGAGAGAATGTTGCAAGCCACCTTCAG AAATATCGTCTTTATCTTAGAAGGCTTAGTGGACAGCCCCAGAATGGACTCGGGAACTCGTTTCTTGGACCCCAGGATTCAGGTTTTGGCTCAATAAGTTCGCTCAACGGCCTCGATCTTCAAGCTTATGCTTCTTCGGGTCAAATACCAGCTCAAAGTCTTGCTTCAATCCAAGCTGCAGCACTTGGTAGGGTGACCAACAAATCGGGTATAGTTGATCAACGCAACATTTTCAGCTTCGATAATCCAAACATGAGGTTTCTAGATGGGCAGCAACACCATAGCAATGGTAAGCAAGTGAATCTACTCCATGGCATCCCTACGAATATGGATTCGAAACAGCTTGCTGCTTTGCACCAGTCTGGACAGCCCTTTGGTAATACGCTTATGAACGTGCACTCCCAGTCAGGCCAAAGTAATTCTTTACTCACGCAGATGGTTCAACCACAGTCGAGGACACAAATGTTGAACGAAGTTGGTGGTAACCCGGTCTTGAATTTTCCATCATCGGTAGGGCAACCTGGTTTGTCTCAGGCGATTCCCGGGTCCGTCTTTAGCCGGTACGGAATGGATAATAACAATGTTCGTCCTCTGACATACACGTCCCTTTCCCAGCCCACGTCTGTAGTAGAATTTTCGAGGAGTCAGGGCATGGAGTTATCCGGGAATTCAATTCCACTCACTAGTAACTCAGGAATCCCAAGTTATACCTCTAAAGGGACGACGCTCCAAGAAGAGGTGAACTCTGAAATTAAAGGATCTCGAGGCTTTCTACCCAATTTTGATGCGTTCAACGAGCTCAGCCAGAACAGAACCGACACTTGGGACTTGCAAAATGTTGGATCAACCTTTGAAACTCCTCAACATTCCAATATTCAAAGCCGTCTGGATGTTGCACCGTCAGTTTTAGTCCAACCAGCATTTACCTCTGATCATAGGAATGGACATATCCGGACTACATCTGTTAACAAGGCAGCTTTCTCAGCTGCTACCAGTCTTGGCAACGGCACAAACTTCGGGCAGCAGCTCACACCATCACACGCTGATAGTGCTCTAAGAATCAAGACTGAAAGACTACCTGACATGGGCTTCCAAAACAGCCTCTTTCCCGATCAATTGGGCCAAGACGACCTCATGAGCACGCTCCTCAAGCAG CAAGACGGGTTGGCGCCagtggaaaatgagtttgGCTTTGACGAATACCAACTGGATAATCTTCCGGTTTAG
- the LOC125205323 gene encoding two-component response regulator ARR1-like isoform X1, producing the protein MNLGVNSMSVTTSSASWKSDAVSDQFPAGLRVLVVDDDPTCLRILEKMLRNCRYEVTTCGRAEVALKLLRDNKDGFDVVISDVHMPDMDGFKLLERVGLEMDLPVIMMSADDSKSVVMKGVTHGACDYLIKPVRMEALKNIWQHVVRKKKNEWKEKDAEQSGSVEEGDRQQKPTDDADYSSSANEGNWRNSRKRKEEEDDGDDKDDSSTLKKPRVVWSVELHQQFVTAVNQLGIDKAVPKKILELMNVPGLTRENVASHLQKYRLYLRRLSGQPQNGLGNSFLGPQDSGFGSISSLNGLDLQAYASSGQIPAQSLASIQAAALGRVTNKSGIVDQRNIFSFDNPNMRFLDGQQHHSNGKQVNLLHGIPTNMDSKQLAALHQSGQPFGNTLMNVHSQSGQSNSLLTQMVQPQSRTQMLNEVGGNPVLNFPSSVGQPGLSQAIPGSVFSRYGMDNNNVRPLTYTSLSQPTSVVEFSRSQGMELSGNSIPLTSNSGIPSYTSKGTTLQEEVNSEIKGSRGFLPNFDAFNELSQNRTDTWDLQNVGSTFETPQHSNIQSRLDVAPSVLVQPAFTSDHRNGHIRTTSVNKAAFSAATSLGNGTNFGQQLTPSHADSALRIKTERLPDMGFQNSLFPDQLGQDDLMSTLLKQQQDGLAPVENEFGFDEYQLDNLPV; encoded by the exons atgaatcttgGAGTCAATTCCATGTCTGTAACTACTTCAAGTGCTTCTTGGAAGTCCGATGCAGTTTCCGACCAGTTTCCGGCGGGTTTGAGGGTTCTCGTCGTCGACGATGACCCCACTTGTCTTAGGATCTTGGAAAAGATGCTGAGAAATTGCCGCTATGAAG TTACCACATGCGGTCGAGCTGAGGTTGCGTTGAAGTTACTTAGGGATAACAAGGATGGATTCGACGTTGTTATAAGTGATGTCCACATGCCCGACATGGATGGTTTTAAGCTTTTGGAGCGCGTTGGATTGGAGATGGATCTACCGGTCATCA TGATGTCGGCTGATGATAGCAAAAGTGTGGTGATGAAGGGTGTCACTCATGGTGCTTGTGACTATCTGATCAAACCGGTTCGGATGGAGGCGTTGAAGAACATATGGCAGCATGTGGTTCgtaagaagaagaatgagtgGAAGGAGAAGGATGCAGAACAGTCGGGAAGTGTGGAAGAAGGAGATCGGCAGCAAAAGCCTACTGACGATGCTGATTACTCTTCTTCAGCTAATGAAGGAAATTGGAGAAACTCGAGAAAGAGGAAGGAAGAGGAGGATGACGGTGATGACAAGGATGATTCATCTACATTGAAGAAACCGCGCGTTGTTTGGTCTGTGGAGCTGCACCAGCAGTTCGTAACTGCTGTTAATCAACTTGGAATCGACA AGGCTGTGCCAAAGAAAATCTTGGAATTGATGAACGTCCCGGGCCTCACAAGAGAGAATGTTGCAAGCCACCTTCAG AAATATCGTCTTTATCTTAGAAGGCTTAGTGGACAGCCCCAGAATGGACTCGGGAACTCGTTTCTTGGACCCCAGGATTCAGGTTTTGGCTCAATAAGTTCGCTCAACGGCCTCGATCTTCAAGCTTATGCTTCTTCGGGTCAAATACCAGCTCAAAGTCTTGCTTCAATCCAAGCTGCAGCACTTGGTAGGGTGACCAACAAATCGGGTATAGTTGATCAACGCAACATTTTCAGCTTCGATAATCCAAACATGAGGTTTCTAGATGGGCAGCAACACCATAGCAATGGTAAGCAAGTGAATCTACTCCATGGCATCCCTACGAATATGGATTCGAAACAGCTTGCTGCTTTGCACCAGTCTGGACAGCCCTTTGGTAATACGCTTATGAACGTGCACTCCCAGTCAGGCCAAAGTAATTCTTTACTCACGCAGATGGTTCAACCACAGTCGAGGACACAAATGTTGAACGAAGTTGGTGGTAACCCGGTCTTGAATTTTCCATCATCGGTAGGGCAACCTGGTTTGTCTCAGGCGATTCCCGGGTCCGTCTTTAGCCGGTACGGAATGGATAATAACAATGTTCGTCCTCTGACATACACGTCCCTTTCCCAGCCCACGTCTGTAGTAGAATTTTCGAGGAGTCAGGGCATGGAGTTATCCGGGAATTCAATTCCACTCACTAGTAACTCAGGAATCCCAAGTTATACCTCTAAAGGGACGACGCTCCAAGAAGAGGTGAACTCTGAAATTAAAGGATCTCGAGGCTTTCTACCCAATTTTGATGCGTTCAACGAGCTCAGCCAGAACAGAACCGACACTTGGGACTTGCAAAATGTTGGATCAACCTTTGAAACTCCTCAACATTCCAATATTCAAAGCCGTCTGGATGTTGCACCGTCAGTTTTAGTCCAACCAGCATTTACCTCTGATCATAGGAATGGACATATCCGGACTACATCTGTTAACAAGGCAGCTTTCTCAGCTGCTACCAGTCTTGGCAACGGCACAAACTTCGGGCAGCAGCTCACACCATCACACGCTGATAGTGCTCTAAGAATCAAGACTGAAAGACTACCTGACATGGGCTTCCAAAACAGCCTCTTTCCCGATCAATTGGGCCAAGACGACCTCATGAGCACGCTCCTCAAGCAG CAGCAAGACGGGTTGGCGCCagtggaaaatgagtttgGCTTTGACGAATACCAACTGGATAATCTTCCGGTTTAG